From Chromatiales bacterium, one genomic window encodes:
- the frr gene encoding ribosome recycling factor — translation MIDEIRKDADQRMAKCVVAMSQGLRKLRTGRAHPSLLEHLTVDYYGTSVPLTQTANVAIEDSRTLTVTPWEKSMVAVIEKAIMSANLGLTPRSAGMVIRVPLPVLTEERRRDLAKLVRQEAEQGRVAIRNVRRDAINDIKELLKDKLINEDQEHQGEAMIQEITDKHVAEIEKISEDKQKEIMEF, via the coding sequence GTGATCGATGAGATCAGAAAGGATGCTGATCAGCGCATGGCCAAATGCGTTGTGGCAATGTCGCAGGGCCTGCGAAAGCTCCGCACCGGCCGCGCGCACCCGAGCCTGCTCGAACACCTGACCGTTGATTACTACGGCACCAGCGTTCCGCTGACGCAGACCGCGAACGTTGCCATCGAAGATTCCCGCACGCTGACGGTGACGCCTTGGGAAAAATCGATGGTGGCGGTGATAGAAAAAGCCATCATGAGTGCGAATCTCGGCCTGACGCCGCGCAGTGCCGGCATGGTGATCCGTGTGCCGCTGCCGGTGCTTACCGAAGAACGGCGACGGGACCTTGCGAAGCTGGTTCGCCAGGAAGCCGAGCAGGGCCGGGTTGCCATACGCAATGTCAGGCGCGATGCCATCAACGACATCAAGGAACTGCTGAAAGACAAGCTGATCAACGAGGATCAGGAGCATCAGGGCGAGGCGATGATCCAGGAGATTACCGACAAGCATGTCGCTGAGATCGAGAAGATCTCTGAGGATAAACAGAAGGAAATCATGGAGTTCTGA
- a CDS encoding elongation factor Ts: protein MTIAASLVKELRERTGAGMMECKKALIDADGAIDAAQELLRTRGQAKADKKAGRIAAEGQVMMAVSPGGDVTAIMEVNCETDFVAKDDNFQRFAQAAVEMAAAKQPGTVDELMALAAADGRTLEETRRDLVAKIGENIGVRRFDYVRPAGQLGTYFHGTRIGVLVDVVGGDADLGKDLAMHIAASSPRFLSADDVPEEIRANERRILSEQAQGEGKPPEIVAKMVEGRLRKYLNEIVLLGQSFVKDPDISIEKLLKQRGATVKSFVRLEVGEGIEKKSENIAEAVAAMHSGG from the coding sequence ATGACGATTGCCGCAAGTCTCGTCAAGGAACTGCGCGAGCGCACTGGCGCCGGCATGATGGAGTGCAAGAAGGCGTTGATCGATGCCGATGGTGCGATCGATGCGGCACAAGAACTTCTGCGTACCCGCGGTCAGGCTAAAGCCGACAAGAAGGCCGGACGGATCGCCGCCGAAGGACAGGTCATGATGGCAGTCAGCCCCGGTGGCGATGTGACCGCTATCATGGAGGTCAACTGCGAAACGGATTTCGTTGCCAAAGACGACAACTTTCAGCGCTTTGCGCAGGCAGCCGTTGAGATGGCAGCCGCAAAGCAGCCCGGGACGGTCGATGAACTGATGGCGCTCGCAGCCGCTGACGGACGGACGCTCGAGGAAACCCGGCGGGACCTGGTTGCCAAGATCGGTGAAAACATCGGTGTGCGCCGCTTTGACTATGTCCGGCCAGCCGGACAGCTGGGCACCTATTTTCACGGTACGCGGATCGGCGTGCTTGTCGATGTGGTTGGTGGTGATGCGGATCTCGGCAAGGATCTGGCGATGCATATCGCTGCGAGCAGCCCGCGCTTCCTGTCAGCTGACGATGTGCCCGAAGAGATTCGCGCCAACGAGCGCCGGATCCTCTCCGAGCAGGCCCAGGGTGAGGGCAAGCCGCCCGAGATCGTCGCCAAGATGGTCGAGGGTCGGCTGCGCAAGTATCTGAATGAAATCGTTTTGCTTGGCCAGTCCTTCGTCAAGGACCCGGATATTTCCATCGAGAAACTGCTCAAGCAACGTGGCGCCACCGTAAAGAGTTTTGTGCGTCTTGAGGTGGGCGAGGGGATCGAGAAGAAGTCGGAAAACATCGCTGAAGCAGTCGCTGCCATGCATTCGGGGGGCTGA
- the uppS gene encoding di-trans,poly-cis-decaprenylcistransferase, producing the protein MTSSNKFQAVLPAHVAMIMDGNGRWATAHGRPRHAGHRAGVKAARAVIEACAAQHVKVLTLFAFSSENWKRPPGEVDALMRLFVEVLQREVDALHENGIQLRFIGARDSLPTILRKRMADAEARTAANSRMTLVLAVAYGGQWDMVQAVRRIGQKLRSGDLDPADIDESLIDRHRALAGLPAPDLLIRTGGERRISNFLLWDLAYTELHFTDTLWPDFNAEELVAVLDAFSHRQRRFGGVTGQLEAIGD; encoded by the coding sequence ATGACCAGCAGCAATAAATTCCAGGCTGTACTGCCTGCCCACGTGGCCATGATCATGGACGGGAACGGGCGCTGGGCCACCGCGCATGGGCGCCCCCGTCACGCTGGCCACCGTGCCGGCGTCAAGGCCGCTCGCGCTGTCATCGAGGCTTGTGCCGCCCAGCATGTAAAGGTGCTGACGCTTTTTGCCTTCAGCAGCGAAAACTGGAAGCGGCCTCCGGGCGAGGTCGATGCACTCATGCGTCTGTTCGTCGAGGTGCTGCAGCGCGAGGTCGATGCCCTGCATGAAAACGGCATACAGCTGCGCTTTATCGGTGCACGTGACAGCCTGCCGACGATCTTGCGCAAGCGCATGGCCGATGCCGAGGCTCGGACTGCGGCGAACTCGCGTATGACGCTCGTGCTTGCAGTCGCCTATGGCGGCCAGTGGGATATGGTTCAGGCCGTGCGGCGGATTGGTCAGAAACTGAGATCCGGCGATCTCGATCCTGCTGATATCGACGAGTCACTGATCGACCGCCATCGTGCCCTGGCGGGTCTGCCGGCTCCTGATCTGCTGATACGTACCGGTGGTGAGCGGCGTATTTCGAATTTTCTGCTGTGGGATCTGGCTTATACCGAGCTGCATTTCACTGATACCCTCTGGCCGGATTTCAACGCGGAGGAACTGGTGGCGGTACTGGACGCATTCAGTCACAGGCAGAGGCGCTTTGGTGGTGTCACCGGGCAGCTCGAGGCCATCGGCGATTGA
- a CDS encoding UMP kinase produces MNETLLLYRRILLKLSGEVLMGGGDYGIDPAVLARVAAELKEVVALGVQLGIVIGGGNIFRGAGLARAGMDRVTGDHMGMLATVINSLALQDALERIGTHARVMSALQIHEVCEDYIRRRAIRHLEKGRVTIFAAGTGNPFFTTDTAAALRAIEIDADVLVKGTKVDGVYTADPVKDPKAVRYDRLNFDQVISDKLNVMDTTAVVMCRENHVPIRVFNLNGAGELVRLARGENVGTLITE; encoded by the coding sequence ATGAATGAGACCCTTCTGCTCTACCGGCGCATCCTGCTGAAACTCAGCGGTGAGGTACTTATGGGCGGTGGGGATTACGGCATTGATCCCGCTGTGCTGGCCCGGGTAGCAGCCGAGCTGAAAGAGGTTGTCGCCCTTGGGGTGCAGCTTGGCATCGTTATCGGTGGTGGCAATATTTTCCGCGGCGCGGGCCTCGCCCGGGCGGGTATGGACCGGGTCACCGGTGACCATATGGGGATGCTCGCAACGGTCATCAATTCACTTGCCTTGCAGGACGCCCTCGAGCGTATCGGTACGCATGCCCGGGTGATGTCGGCCTTGCAGATCCACGAAGTCTGCGAAGACTACATCCGGCGCCGCGCAATCCGTCACCTCGAAAAAGGACGGGTGACGATCTTTGCGGCAGGCACAGGCAACCCGTTTTTCACGACCGACACCGCTGCGGCATTGCGTGCCATTGAGATCGATGCCGATGTGCTGGTCAAGGGCACCAAGGTCGATGGGGTCTATACGGCCGATCCTGTCAAGGATCCCAAGGCAGTGCGCTACGACCGGCTGAACTTTGACCAGGTGATCAGCGACAAGCTCAACGTCATGGATACCACGGCGGTTGTCATGTGCCGTGAGAATCATGTGCCGATCCGTGTTTTCAATCTGAACGGAGCCGGGGAGCTGGTGCGTCTCGCTCGCGGCGAGAATGTGGGCACTCTGATTACAGAGTAG
- a CDS encoding phosphatidate cytidylyltransferase, whose translation MTELIKRVLTAAVLVTVLLIVLFVAPGSVATGVAALLMLLAAREWSAFLGAVNPLVRYAWLLLLAGAYAAVYVLVPRQLDLSLVLWAALAWWLTALVWVLRYPVPISPIAAGLAGVFVLVPAWISLVSILQVAGQGPALLLLALAIIWAADIGAYFAGHRWGRLKLAPRVSPGKTLEGVGGGLVSAVLVAGLGGGLLGLPLAAMLPLGLCMAAISILGDLTESMFKRSVGIKDSGRLFPGHGGVLDRIDSITAATPLFALALQWMGRIPA comes from the coding sequence GTGACTGAACTGATAAAGCGGGTACTAACCGCGGCAGTGCTGGTCACGGTTCTGCTGATAGTTCTCTTTGTCGCTCCCGGCAGCGTGGCAACCGGTGTGGCGGCGTTGCTGATGTTGCTCGCTGCTCGCGAATGGTCGGCATTTCTCGGTGCGGTAAATCCGCTGGTGCGCTATGCGTGGCTGTTGTTGCTGGCCGGCGCCTATGCAGCGGTCTATGTGCTCGTTCCCCGTCAGCTCGACCTGTCGCTCGTGCTATGGGCAGCGCTCGCGTGGTGGTTAACCGCGCTGGTCTGGGTCCTGCGCTACCCGGTGCCGATTTCGCCAATTGCCGCCGGACTGGCTGGCGTTTTCGTCCTGGTTCCGGCCTGGATCAGCCTGGTGAGCATCCTGCAGGTGGCGGGGCAGGGACCGGCGCTGCTGCTGCTTGCTCTGGCGATCATCTGGGCTGCGGATATCGGCGCGTACTTTGCCGGGCATCGCTGGGGGCGTCTGAAGCTGGCGCCGCGCGTCAGTCCAGGCAAGACGCTCGAAGGGGTCGGTGGGGGTCTGGTCAGCGCGGTACTTGTTGCAGGTCTGGGCGGCGGCCTGCTTGGCCTGCCACTGGCGGCCATGCTGCCGCTCGGTCTGTGCATGGCAGCGATATCCATCCTCGGTGACCTGACCGAGAGCATGTTCAAGCGCAGTGTCGGCATCAAGGACAGCGGCCGGCTGTTTCCCGGTCATGGCGGTGTCCTCGACCGGATTGACAGCATCACGGCGGCGACCCCGTTGTTTGCGCTGGCGCTGCAGTGGATGGGACGGATCCCTGCCTGA